In Vulpes lagopus strain Blue_001 chromosome 1, ASM1834538v1, whole genome shotgun sequence, a genomic segment contains:
- the MPPE1 gene encoding metallophosphoesterase 1 isoform X3 — protein sequence MLVTPRQETWLWEWQMERAFQTALWLLQPEVVFILGDIFDEGKWSSSQGWADDVRRFEKIFRHPQHVQLKVVAGNHDIGFHYQMSTYKIKRFEKVFNPERLFSWKGINFVLVNSVALEGDGCHLCSEAERELIEISHKLNCSREEPGSSLCRGLQPLPGSAPVLLQHFPLYRSSDANCSGEDAAPLEERGIPFKERYDVLSQEASQKLLWWLRPRLILSGHTHSACEVLHGAGVPEISVPSFSWRNRNNPSFIMGSMTPTEYALAKCYLPYEDTVLVTYCVAAGFLVVLMLVHSGLLVSPFLFGWNLLRKFKTT from the exons ATGCTGGTGACTCCCAGGCAGGAGACATGGCTCTG GGAGTGGCAAATGGAGAGAGCTTTCCAGACAGCTCTGTGGTTGTTGCAGCCAGAAGTCGTCTTCATTCTAGGGGACATCTTTGATGAAGGGAAGTGGAGCTCCTCCCAG GGCTGGGCAGATGATGTGAGGCGGTTTGAGAAAATATTCAGACACCCTCAGCACGTGCAGCTAAAGGTGGTTGCTGGCAACCATGACATTGGCTTCCATTATCA GATGAGCACATACAAAATAAAACGATTTGAGAAAGTTTTCAACCCCGAAAGGCTGTTTTCTTGGAAAGGAATTAA tttcgTGCTGGTCAACAGTGTGGCCCTGGAAGGGGACGGCTGCCACCTCTGCTCTGAGGCGGAAAGGGAACTCATCGAGATTTCTCACAAACTGAACTGCTCCCGAGAG GAACCTGGCTCCAGCCTGTGCAGAGGCCTGCAGCCGCTGCCAGGGTCAGCCCCAGTGCTCCTCCAG cATTTCCCGCTTTACCGGAGCAGCGATGCCAACTGTTCTGGGGAGGACGCTGCACCTCTGGAAGAGCGGGGCATCCCCTTTAAGGAGAGATACGATGTGCTTTCCCAGGAGGCCTCACAGAAG CTGCTCTGGTGGCTCCGGCCCCGCCTCATCCTGAGTGGCCACACACACAGTGCCTGCGAGGTGCTCCACGGGGCGGGAGTCCCCGAGATCAGTGTGCCGTCTTTCAGCTGGAGGAACAGAAACAACCCCAGTTTCATCATG gGCAGTATGACGCCCACAGAGTATGCCCTGGCCAAGTGCTACCTGCCCTATGAGGACACCGTTCTGGTCACGTACTGTGTTGCAGCCGGGTTCCTGGTGGTCCTCATGTTAGTTCACTCTGGGCTTCTAGTCTCACCCTTTCTTTTTGGTTGGAACCTGCTCAGAAAATTTAAGACAACATAA
- the MPPE1 gene encoding metallophosphoesterase 1 isoform X1 — MALVRLGFGRQHLCLLKRSFLLLKLTAVVFAALLFCEFLIYYLVIFRCDWPEVKTAAHGSGQKTLKAMFLADTHLLGEVRGHWLDKLRREWQMERAFQTALWLLQPEVVFILGDIFDEGKWSSSQGWADDVRRFEKIFRHPQHVQLKVVAGNHDIGFHYQMSTYKIKRFEKVFNPERLFSWKGINFVLVNSVALEGDGCHLCSEAERELIEISHKLNCSREEPGSSLCRGLQPLPGSAPVLLQHFPLYRSSDANCSGEDAAPLEERGIPFKERYDVLSQEASQKLLWWLRPRLILSGHTHSACEVLHGAGVPEISVPSFSWRNRNNPSFIMGSMTPTEYALAKCYLPYEDTVLVTYCVAAGFLVVLMLVHSGLLVSPFLFGWNLLRKFKTT; from the exons ATGGCTCTGGTCAGGCTGGGGTTTGGAAGGCAGCATCTTTGTCTGTTAAAGAGAAGTTTCCTGCTGTTGAAACTCACCGCTGTTGTCTTTGCAGCGCTtctgttttgtgaatttttaatcTATTACTTAGTGATCTTTCGGTGTGATTGGCCTGAGGTGAAAACTGCAGCCCATGGCAGTGGACAGAAGACTCTGAAAGCCATGTTTTTGGCTGACACTCACTTGCTTGGGGAAGTACGAGGCCATTGGCTAGACAAATTACGAAG GGAGTGGCAAATGGAGAGAGCTTTCCAGACAGCTCTGTGGTTGTTGCAGCCAGAAGTCGTCTTCATTCTAGGGGACATCTTTGATGAAGGGAAGTGGAGCTCCTCCCAG GGCTGGGCAGATGATGTGAGGCGGTTTGAGAAAATATTCAGACACCCTCAGCACGTGCAGCTAAAGGTGGTTGCTGGCAACCATGACATTGGCTTCCATTATCA GATGAGCACATACAAAATAAAACGATTTGAGAAAGTTTTCAACCCCGAAAGGCTGTTTTCTTGGAAAGGAATTAA tttcgTGCTGGTCAACAGTGTGGCCCTGGAAGGGGACGGCTGCCACCTCTGCTCTGAGGCGGAAAGGGAACTCATCGAGATTTCTCACAAACTGAACTGCTCCCGAGAG GAACCTGGCTCCAGCCTGTGCAGAGGCCTGCAGCCGCTGCCAGGGTCAGCCCCAGTGCTCCTCCAG cATTTCCCGCTTTACCGGAGCAGCGATGCCAACTGTTCTGGGGAGGACGCTGCACCTCTGGAAGAGCGGGGCATCCCCTTTAAGGAGAGATACGATGTGCTTTCCCAGGAGGCCTCACAGAAG CTGCTCTGGTGGCTCCGGCCCCGCCTCATCCTGAGTGGCCACACACACAGTGCCTGCGAGGTGCTCCACGGGGCGGGAGTCCCCGAGATCAGTGTGCCGTCTTTCAGCTGGAGGAACAGAAACAACCCCAGTTTCATCATG gGCAGTATGACGCCCACAGAGTATGCCCTGGCCAAGTGCTACCTGCCCTATGAGGACACCGTTCTGGTCACGTACTGTGTTGCAGCCGGGTTCCTGGTGGTCCTCATGTTAGTTCACTCTGGGCTTCTAGTCTCACCCTTTCTTTTTGGTTGGAACCTGCTCAGAAAATTTAAGACAACATAA
- the MPPE1 gene encoding metallophosphoesterase 1 isoform X2, with product MALVRLGFGRQHLCLLKRSFLLLKLTAVVFAALLFCEFLIYYLVIFRCDWPEVKTAAHGSGQKTLKAMFLADTHLLGEVRGHWLDKLRREWQMERAFQTALWLLQPEVVFILGDIFDEGKWSSSQGWADDVRRFEKIFRHPQHVQLKVVAGNHDIGFHYQMSTYKIKRFEKVFNPERLFSWKGINFVLVNSVALEGDGCHLCSEAERELIEISHKLNCSREEPGSSLCRGLQPLPGSAPVLLQHFPLYRSSDANCSGEDAAPLEERGIPFKERYDVLSQEASQKLLWWLRPRLILSGHTHSACEVLHGAGVPEISVPSFSWRNRNNPSFIMGSMTPTEYALAKCYLPYEDTVLVTYCVAAGFLVVLILSWT from the exons ATGGCTCTGGTCAGGCTGGGGTTTGGAAGGCAGCATCTTTGTCTGTTAAAGAGAAGTTTCCTGCTGTTGAAACTCACCGCTGTTGTCTTTGCAGCGCTtctgttttgtgaatttttaatcTATTACTTAGTGATCTTTCGGTGTGATTGGCCTGAGGTGAAAACTGCAGCCCATGGCAGTGGACAGAAGACTCTGAAAGCCATGTTTTTGGCTGACACTCACTTGCTTGGGGAAGTACGAGGCCATTGGCTAGACAAATTACGAAG GGAGTGGCAAATGGAGAGAGCTTTCCAGACAGCTCTGTGGTTGTTGCAGCCAGAAGTCGTCTTCATTCTAGGGGACATCTTTGATGAAGGGAAGTGGAGCTCCTCCCAG GGCTGGGCAGATGATGTGAGGCGGTTTGAGAAAATATTCAGACACCCTCAGCACGTGCAGCTAAAGGTGGTTGCTGGCAACCATGACATTGGCTTCCATTATCA GATGAGCACATACAAAATAAAACGATTTGAGAAAGTTTTCAACCCCGAAAGGCTGTTTTCTTGGAAAGGAATTAA tttcgTGCTGGTCAACAGTGTGGCCCTGGAAGGGGACGGCTGCCACCTCTGCTCTGAGGCGGAAAGGGAACTCATCGAGATTTCTCACAAACTGAACTGCTCCCGAGAG GAACCTGGCTCCAGCCTGTGCAGAGGCCTGCAGCCGCTGCCAGGGTCAGCCCCAGTGCTCCTCCAG cATTTCCCGCTTTACCGGAGCAGCGATGCCAACTGTTCTGGGGAGGACGCTGCACCTCTGGAAGAGCGGGGCATCCCCTTTAAGGAGAGATACGATGTGCTTTCCCAGGAGGCCTCACAGAAG CTGCTCTGGTGGCTCCGGCCCCGCCTCATCCTGAGTGGCCACACACACAGTGCCTGCGAGGTGCTCCACGGGGCGGGAGTCCCCGAGATCAGTGTGCCGTCTTTCAGCTGGAGGAACAGAAACAACCCCAGTTTCATCATG gGCAGTATGACGCCCACAGAGTATGCCCTGGCCAAGTGCTACCTGCCCTATGAGGACACCGTTCTGGTCACGTACTGTGTTGCAGCCGGGTTCCTGGTGGTCCTCAT